CATTTTGGTGTTTCTACTTGGCCTGGTGGGTTACCAAGTAATTTTATGGTCTTTGCAGATATAAAATTTATGATGCGAAGACTGGAAACTTACAGTGTTGACCTGTATATAGTGTCCATCGAGTATTATTTGAATATTACCATTACATATACTCTCTTGGTGTCTAGGTTACAAAGTTTACTTTTCATTGTTCTTGCAGGCAGATTAACTCTGACAGATCATGCACTTTACTTTGAGGCTCATCGAATGGTGTCATTTGAAAAGGCTAAAATTTATGAATTATCAGAAGATTTAAAACAGGTTGTTAAACCTGAATTAACAGGACCATGGGGAGCACGTCTTTTTGACAAGGGAGTCATGTATAAATCCGTTTCCTTGTAAGTATAATCTATGTTCTTTAGTGCATTTGGTTATCTCTCTCTGCTTGATGATTGCTTCAAAATTTTCACTGAGTTCTTTCAGTGTCAAATTTTTTTTGGGGTTTGCCCTTATAGACCTGAGCCAGTTGTAATGGAGTTCCCAGAGCTGAAAGGTCATTTCCGTCGTGACTATTGGTTAGCAGCTATCCGAGAGATCGTGTATGCCCATAaattcatcagaaagttcaacATAGAGGGAATTGATCGAGATGAGATACTTCTGAAAGCTGTCATTGGAATCCTGCGAGTACAAGCTGTTCTAGAAATAACCACTACAAAGCCTGTTCGCACCGAGACACTTCTTATGTTCAATGAATGTGATCGACTTCCTGGAGGTGACTTGATACTTGAAACACTTGCCACTACAATGTCAACATCACAGGAACTGGATAGGGAAAATCACCTGAATGCTGAAAACACAACACATTCCATATCAACATTGACTATGGTGTCAAACTGCGTATTTGGAGCAGAAGTTCCTGATAAACCAAGACTGTTTGTGGGTGAGATAGTTGTAGGGGAGAGGACACCTTTAGAACGAGCTGTTAGTGACTCCAGAAACAGTTTTAAGAAGGTAGAACTGGCACAAGCAACAGTTGATGGAGTTAAAGTAGAGGGTCTTGATACCAATTTGGCCGTAATGAAGGTACTGTAATTTTATCTTGCTTTTCATACACTACATGGTCATAATCATTTGCATGTCAAAAACTTTTAAACTTTGATAGCAAACAGATGTTTGTGACATCCATTGTAGAACTTCGTGTCTTCCAGGATTAATGTGACTGTCATGTTGGAAGAGAGTTATTAGAGTTGCTATTCTTTTGAACATGAGTCATTTCTTGTGAAAGTTATTTGACATCTATTCAATGCGAGAATTGAGTTGTTTAATCTTTGAATTTTAAGAAATACAGGGTCACTGCAGCATTTTTGTTGTGTCTTTGGTTTGCAGGAGTTACTCTTTCCTGTATTGGAACTAGGGAAGTATCTTAATTTCCTGGCATCCTGGGATGACTCAATGCAGTCTTTCGCGTTTTGTTCTCTGTTCACTTTCGTCGTCTGCCGGTAAAGATACATTTTCTGTGAGACTAGTTATTTTGATGGTTATTTAGCTTCTTTACTATGATGCATCATGCGAATAACTAAAAAAGGGCAATGTATGAAAATTAAATTCATTATCTTATTACCTCAATGAGCTTCAGCTTTGCCATTAAAGGGTGATTTCAAGCATGCCTAGCTTCCTTTTTGGATCCAACATCAACACATTTTTAGTATTTAGTAGTCACGCTGCTGATGTAATGTGTATACGATGCTTTGATGTGCTTATCACTTATATCAATTCTGATGATGAGGTTCCTATTTATGATTAACTTGATACAGGGGATGGCTGCCTCATGCATTTGCTCTGCTGcttctatttattgcaatttttATGTTGCTTACACGTTGGTCTAATCAAGGGAGCCCTGTTGATGAGGTCAAGGTAACTGCCCCTCCATCAATGAACACGATGG
This genomic stretch from Papaver somniferum cultivar HN1 chromosome 5, ASM357369v1, whole genome shotgun sequence harbors:
- the LOC113282246 gene encoding uncharacterized protein LOC113282246 isoform X2 translates to MMLAWEDPAATSQPSINVDQECTVGREAFSRITPAVPTISDVITCENLFDLLTTSTGGRLRFSVYEKYLGALERAIRKMKTQTESSHLSLLRSPREERILELDGTVTTQPVLEHFGVSTWPGRLTLTDHALYFEAHRMVSFEKAKIYELSEDLKQVVKPELTGPWGARLFDKGVMYKSVSLPEPVVMEFPELKGHFRRDYWLAAIREIVYAHKFIRKFNIEGIDRDEILLKAVIGILRVQAVLEITTTKPVRTETLLMFNECDRLPGGDLILETLATTMSTSQELDRENHLNAENTTHSISTLTMVSNCVFGAEVPDKPRLFVGEIVVGERTPLERAVSDSRNSFKKVELAQATVDGVKVEGLDTNLAVMKELLFPVLELGKYLNFLASWDDSMQSFAFCSLFTFVVCRGWLPHAFALLLLFIAIFMLLTRWSNQGSPVDEVKVTAPPSMNTMEQLLAVQNAISQVEAFIQDGNISLLKLRALFLSVSPQASDKLALALVLLALTLALIPSKYIFLLVVLESNTRYSPLRKPSTERWKRRLREWWYSIPAAPVVLARPPEDQQKKRK